The following DNA comes from Lynx canadensis isolate LIC74 chromosome B1, mLynCan4.pri.v2, whole genome shotgun sequence.
AATGTTataaaattgtacactttaaggggtgcctgggtggctcagccagttaagtgtccgacttcggctcaggtcacaatctcgcagtttgtgagttcgggccccatgtcgggctctgtgctgacagcttggattctgtgtgtcccagtctctctgcctctctctctctttctctctctctccagaaataaataaacattaaaaaaagttgtacACTCTAAATATGTTCAGTttatattgtatgtcaattatacctcaataaaaaggattttttaaaaacccttaatGCAGTAGAGACCACAATTTTTAGACAGTAAGCCTCTAGCCCTCCCACCCATAACCCCACTTGCCTCCTTCAGGCACAGTCAGGGTTCAGTGTCTTATTTATCCTTCTAGAATGTTCCTCCACGTACCCAAGCCAGGCAGACCTTGTTCTGATTGAGCCTGCTGAGCaactcctccccttcctccacctaaCACCATGGGTCTCCTAAATCATTTAAATCAGATGCTAACACATCTTACAAATCTTGGGCCTTAATCACTTTGGAAGCTTTTATAGGAGCTGCTTAGGTTTAGTTTGGTCTACAACTAAATtctgagacagaaaagaaagttaGAGCTGGCTGGGTGTCGGTCGTTTGGTCATGAGTATAGGCGCCTGGTCGCCTCCAAGTCAAGATGTTCTAATTCTCTCCTGTTTGCTCTAGTGGCAGTGCTGTGGGGCTTTTGGAGCTGATGATTGGAACCTAAATATTTACTTCAATTGCACAGATTCCAATGCAAGTCGAGAGCGATGCGGTGTGCCATTCTCCTGCTGTACTAAAGACCCCGCAGTAAGTGAAGGCCAGCAGACTGTTGGCCAGCTCCACACGTCACACCGAGaatgggcaggggtggggggcttgggggGATGAGCACAGTGACTTTTTTTCTCAAAGCCTCTTCTTACGTGCTCATTCCCAATTGTAGCTCCTGTAGGGGGCACAGTGCTCAGATCTTCCCAGTAGGGGTAATAATTGCTGACCTTAATTTAGTAGTACGTGCTGGTTCCTAGTCTCAGTCTTTTTGTGAGTTGGCTCAATAAAATTCAGAATGTTCCTCCTGGCGGATACCACCATTATCTTCCCTCTTTGGGTGAAATGTAGGCCGGTAGAGTTTAATTAACTTTCCCAAGCTCACATTGCTAGCAAGTGAGGAGCCGAGCTTCAGACCCAGAGAGCCTGCCTATGGTGTCTGTAATTCCTTCTCTGTGAGAAGGACGCTCTTAGGTGAGAGCTCCCTGCATTGGTTTGGGGTTAGTGATCCTTTGCGTCCCGACGTGGTTCTGGGGAGATATTAGGGATAGGAGAGGAGTTTGAGGTAGGATAGGCTCATCTACTAGGTAGGAAGACCGCAGCTGCCTGGACTTTCAGTTGCAATGATGATAATAACTGTAGTCGGTatttgagaaaaagataaaatattacaCCTGTGCATAACCCCTTCTACCATGACTTTGGTTGTATTTTGGGTCAAATCATGTGACTGGGATATGGGATGTCTTGAGATGCAAGTGCCTTGTCGTAAGTTAAAAGCCAGGAGTGAATGTTAGAACAAGTGGGAGAATTTGCTTCTGCACATGTCCATCCCCCACTCTTCGGCCTTCTGGGACATCAATCCAGGCAGCCTCCTCCAGGCCGCCCTTCTCGAAATCAAGTGGAGCCCAGTGAGGACCACTGAACTCGTCAGCAATTTCCCCATGGAGGGTGTAAGGTGTGGGGCTCTTTAAAAGAGGCCATGGTCTTGGGGTGGAAAAGTAGTTCTCTGAGGGCTTCAGAGGGGTCTCCGGGCTATTACTCTTGGTCTGAAAGAGACTGAGAATCAGAAAGGACTGTGCTTCCCTGCTCTGAGACCCTGCCAGGAAGCCCACCTTTCCTACTGGCTAGTTTCGTGCTCTCCTCTGAGGAGGGCTCACAGGCAGGAGAGCACCCAGTACAGAGCCCTGGGTGCCCACGCAGGTACTGGCCAGCAGGTGCAAATTATTCTGTCTCCAGTTCCTGCCCTGTGTTAACATTCCATCAGAAGTATGAAGCGTCTCTGAAGGCATTATGCTCCCCTTTTGACTACAGATACTCTGGGTAGAGAGTTTTCATTCCATAAATGCCAAGCTAATAAAATCCACCCCATACcctgcagaggggaaaaaataaacctaaaaccgCAGAACCCACATTTCTTGTCAGACCTGTGAGATGTCAGGGTGTCTGTCCATGTGACGTGTTGTCagcacattgttttgtttttaattattaaagtaATGCATTCTCATTGAAAAATCCTTTAAATGATACAGAAGTATATAGATTAAAAAGTAGAAGTCCCCCCAAAAGAGCATAAGTAAACATAGTCGTTGTGCCCTTTACCATGGTTTTATCTATGTCTTAGTTTTCTGAACCCCATATGCTTCCTGAGGTTGTCAATAACATGCTTGCTTTTCTTATATTtcccgagcctcagttttcttcttttggaaaaaagaagGCATATTTTAATACTTACTTCTGAGAATTTTTATAACAATTACTTGGGATAATACATAAAAGTGTTTAACATGGTACCTAGGACATCTCCATGCCTAAGCACACAGTTTATTAACAATACTTAACAGGGATCTTCTGCTAATTCTTAGGTGGGCTTCCTGTCTATTGAGTGAAtttcacttttctattttcttcctccccaggAAGATGTCATCAACACTCAGTGTGGCTATGATGCCAGGCAAAAACCAGTAAGTGGAATCTCATCTTGTCACTTAGCACAAAGGGTGTTTCTGAGGAGCTTTTGAACTTGCATGGTGACACTGTGCTCTCCTCTTCCCTTGCGAAGGAAGTTGACCAGCAGATTGTTATCTACACGAAAGGCTGTGTGCCCCAGTTTGAGAAGTGGTTGCAGGACAATTTAACCATCGTGGCTGGTATTTTCATAGGCATTGCATTGCTACAGGTAAGACCAGGCTCCTTTATGGATGTCACAGAGAAATGATGCTCTGGGAGAGCCCTTCCCAGGACAGGAGCTCTGCTTAATCACCTTAACATCACAATTTTTAAGACACATTGGAAGGCTGGGAAACAGACCTAAACTATtgggtttatattttatttaaagcccATTTTAGATGCTACTATCCTGAAATACTTCAggaaatcttttttcctttccaagatGGAGAAATTGATTGGGTTAGCAGTTGTCTGCTGGGATTCCAGTGTTTCCATGGGcaaaataatattgtattgtgaCAGTTGGGGCAGGTAGGAATGGTCAGAAGTAGATCCCAGTGGCAACATTAAGACTTTTTAGAATTTCACACACATCCAgtgttctgttctctctctggaCCGCCTTGTCAAAATGCTAGTGAGGGAAAGAAGACACCCACTTTTCCTCCTAAGCAGCCCCAAGAGCTGAGGTTTTTATCTTGTAGAGATGTAATACTTTTCTTAGAGGGTCACAAATGGGGCACAGTGGttgaaagagattaaagaagtcctaaataaatggaaagccgTTCCGtattcatagattggaagacttaatttTGTGAAGGTGGCAGTACTCAAATTGATCTACAGGTTCAgtgcaatccctttcaaaattaCAACTGCTTTCCTACCCCCATCCCGCCCCCAAATGGACAAGCTgaccctaaaattcatgtggaaatgcaAGGGACCGAGAATagcaaaacaaacttgaaaaagaacagagttggagaATTCACACTTTCCAATTACACTTACTAcagagctacagtaatcaagatggtACATAAGGTTGGATCCACAGATCAGTGGAAGAGAATTGAAAGTCAGAAATAAGCCCTACATCAATGGTCagttgatataaaaaaaaaacaattttttttttaatgtttatttttgagagagagagcgtgaggggagaggagtggcaaagagagagggagatacagaatctgaaaaggctcctggctccgaactgtcagcacagagcctgacacagggctcaaactcaccaaccatgagatcattacctgagctgaagtcagatgtttaaccaactgagccacccaggtgcccctatggtcaGTTGGTTTTTGACAAGGGAACAGAGATCAGTCAATAGGAAAAGAatagtcttctcaacaaatggtgctggaccAACTGGATACCTATaggtaaaaagaatgaatttgggctcctacctcacaccatatatgaaaattaactcaaaatagctCAAAGACCTAAACTTAAGagctaaagctataaaactcTTAGCTAAAGCTAAAGACAGTGTAggtgtaaatctttgtgaccttggattaggcagtgttttcttatatatgacaccaGAAGCACAAGCAACCACAGAGAGTAcataagttggacttcatcaaaattttaaaacttgagtgctaaaaatgataagaaagagaaaagacaacccacaaaatgagagaaaatacttgcaaatcattgTGTCAGATAGGGGTCCAaagtctagaatatataaagaacaactcaacaataaaaagaccaGCCCAATCCAAAGATggacaaagaatttgaatagatatttctccaaagaaagtacaaatagccaataagcacatgaaaagatgctcatcattagatatttgagaaatttaaatcaaaaccacaatgacctaGCACTTCACACATGCTAGGATGGatataattaaaaaggaagacaataaTGAGtcttggcagggatgtggagaaatgggaaccgtAATACATTgttaaagggaatgaaaacaaTAGAGTCACTGTAGAAAACAATTCGGCACTTGCTCGGAAAGTTAAACGGAGTTGCCATtgtgacccagcaactccactcccaAAAGAACTGGAAATCTGTTCACTAGAAAGTTGTACAGGGACAtccatagcagcactattcataataacaaaaaagtGGAACCAGtgtaaatgtccatcagctgatgatggataaacaacatgtggtttatccatagaatggaatattagtcaaGTCATCAAAAGGATTGAGCTTGAGTGGTTGTGAGGGATGGGAGAATAGAAATGCCTGTgaataggtacagagtttcttttcAAGGTaatggaatgttctagaattagacaGTGGTGATAGTCGTACacccttgtgaatatactaaaaaccactgatgtGTATACTTTAAAATTAGGACATGCTTTATAGTGTATGAATTAtgtatcaattttaaaaatgaaagaaaagagattcaTTGACCTAGGAAAAGCCTAATGACGTTTTGAGTTTCACTGTTTgactctcttttccttcctttcccagattTTTGGGATCTGCCTGGCCCAGAATTTGGTTAGTGATATTGAAGCTGTCAGGGCTAGCTGGTAGGGCCCCGGCAATGCTGCTGCAAAACACTGGACAGACCCAgccttcctgcccctccagcgTGCCCAACCCAATCCATGCTGCACGGACCCTGATCACAGAGGCATCTTGCAATCCCACCTGATGGAGCCGCCAAGAActtggtttgggggaggggggtggtgcaaCTGGGAAATGCTGCTCACTGACAGAATTAAACAGATAACCAGTATGAAAGTCGTTGAGCCGTGAATCTCTACTGTAGCCATGAATTTATGGATGGAtacttaccaaaaaaagaaaaaaagggagggtgaGGGACCCAGATGTACCTGAATTTGTGGAACACACAGTCTCGTTCTCCACTTCGATAACTGGAGGGCTGGAAGAAGCAGTTTTGTTCTTTGTCACACCTTGAAGGGACTGCTTTCTGTTCCATGGCCTAAAGAAGTACATCTTTCCTAAAACTCAGCCCCTTACCTGGGGGGGCTGTGGTGTTTTGGGGCACCCCTTCGCTGTACATTTCAAGGAACTGTTAACAACTGTGATCCCAAGAAGAAAACAGCTTGTCTTCGGGGTTCAGATTTTGTGACCGCATTCAGCAAGTAATGCGGGTGGGCATGCGTGGTCTCTCCTGGAGTGTCCCTTAGAAGGGACGTTGTGTATCCCACGTGCATGGAGTAAGGGCAGCAGGACACTTTGTGATGCTGAATTTTAGCAGGACAGATCGTTGTTCTAAGTAGGCCTGAGCTTTATTTATCAATGACATTCAAGGAGAAATTGAAGTTAATGAAGAGGTTATTGGTTAACATCCCTCACCCCCGCCCACCCTATTAGTTGTTGGATTCTTTGGAAACTCTGGAatattctgggttttgtttggctttttttgcgtttttgtttttgtctcccaaAAGTGAGAGCTGGGATGCAGTTTCTCTTAAAGTGTTTTCTTACTCAGCTCAATGTTAATTTTTTGGTATAATCTCCCTGCATGATCTGTGAACCTGAATCCACCAGCTCCTTTTCCTGCCCTGTCTCCCACgaacatttataaatgttatttggTCGGCATTCACTTCGTAGGTTCCCGGCCTTCAGAGGTGTGGCGTGTCCTCCCTGGCTGCGAAGCGACTGGTAAATGCTTCCACAGACTCGATAGTCCCTTTACCCCATCAGTCTCCGGGGCCTCATCCGCAGCCCCCAGTTTTCTCTTTGAATGGAATTGAACCTAATGCTGAAACAGTGTTGACTCACAATCAagaaatttataatgtttttttcccccttctggttttactttgcttttatttaacaacaacaacaaaaaaaaaaagcatggccAGAGCTCCCTCCTAGTGCAGACTAGCCATCAGGATGGTAACAAAGCACAAATACTTAGGAGGGAGGGGCATTGATGGGGCAAGTGTTCTGTGACCCAAGGTCGGACACCACTTCCAGGTGCTGCCGCTCATCCTTACCCCCACGAAGGTGGGGAGGGATGAGTCCTGCCCCCACATTTTAATCCAGCTGGTATCCACCAGGATGCCACTCTCCTGGGGAGCAGACATCAGCCTGTGGAACGGCGGGAAAACCACAGGTACATTTTATGGTGATGCCACACTTGCCAGCACAAAACTGGGCAGCTAGCATGCTTTGTGGAAATTTAGCAAGCTTTTCCGTTTTAGCCCCATGTTGCATCGCTGTGGCTGATGAACGTGTCAATCTgctcagagaaaagacagaaattctTTGAAAACTGTCTCcagagtgtgggtgtgtgtgtggctgcatgtgtgtttttgtgtctctgtgtAGTTAGAGATGTTCATTCCATCTTCTGGCTGTAAGATGATTTGATGTCATCTCTGCCCCCACGCAGTTGTCATTCTGTAATGTCATTCCAACACGGAGAAGACTCGAGCCCCGCAATTGGCACTCTTGTCTTTATTACCTCATTCTCCGGTGAACTCCCTCTGACCAGTTGATTCAGAATCAGGCAGGATCCCCTCCCTTTGGCACATCCAGTGAAAGGCCAAACGGCAAGTCCAAGTGCGTTCTAAATTTTAATTAGTCACCCTTTATTTTTTACACTTGAGAGTGGTTGTAATTAAGGCTGTCATTAATAAACTGGTTCTACCTTACGTGGAGTTCTGTCTTTCTTCATTACTTGTTTTGGAATTGCAGAATTCTCAAATCCAGTGGCTCTCAGACTTTAACGGGCATCAGAATCAACCAGAGGGCTTGCTGAAACAGATTACTGGGTTTGTCCCATCCCCACAATTTCTGATTTAGGAGGTGCGTTTCTGACAAGTTCCCTGGTGATGCTGTGCGTCTTGGATGCACAGTTTGAGAAGTACTGCTCTGATCAGCTCTCTAAGGGGGAAAGGAACATttcggggctggggagggaaaagTCCCTTTGTGCTACTGGGTGCAGATAGGTGGGTATGTAGGAACTGTCTGTCCTTGAGGTCATTGTCTGCTGGTCACAGTCACCTGGGGACCACGTAGGATGCAGATCATCAGGCCTTGCCCCTGGCAGTTTGGGAGGGCATGAGCCAGAGCCTATGTTTTTAAGAAGCTCCCGTTAAGAATTTAATGCACAGTGAAATTCAGGACTCATTATCTTGGTAATATTCACaacttttttctaagaaaataattgctAGTAGTCCCTGAGAATAAGAATCTTAAAAACCCATTTGAAAAATCCTATTGTAAATGTCCTTTCATTGTGAATTACCACTGTAGAAAGACTTGTCTTTAAAACTATTAGACTTTTTTCAAAGATCAAACAAAATGTGAAGTTTCATAGAGACCCAAGTAGGTCCCAAGACTTGTTTGAGAAACATTTTACCTCGTTTCCCTGGATATTTGAGACCAAAATGTTATTTTGACTTTAGAGAAAGTTGTCAGTGGCAATTGGAGATAAACAGTCCCTACTGAGTTTTCTTAGCTGTGCTGGTAGGGATTATGTACCTCTGTGAGGTGATTGGCCCTCCTTGCTCACAACAGACACAGAGCCAACAAAGAAAATTCTAGCTTAGATGTAAAAGGACGCTTTGTCCACAAAACTCAGGGCTTACAGGaagtttcttcctgttttgaaGGTAGACTCCTGCAGGATAGTTCCTAAATTTCTCTTTATCTGTATCGTTTGCTTACGACAAAATCATTGCttccatgatttaaaaatatttaataccatttttaaaaatgaacacaggaATAAAAGAATTTTGCATCACAAAGCACTTAAAAGAGAAGTCAGTCCCTctattttttctccctcttttcttctcccaagGAGTAAACCTTGATGTCTCTGTCAGCCTTCTCCCTACTGTAGGTCCCAGtcttccttctctccaggagATTCTGAAAAGTGTCTCTTGGCCTCATTGTGCAGAATGTTTCCTCATTCATGCCCTGGGTCTGTGTGGGCAGGAGTGGGGTCATTCTGCAGTTCTGTGGAGTCCCTCTGAGTGTCAGTTTCCGGCTCACTTGGACAGGAGCCCTGGGAAGCCGGGGGGCTGAACAATGAGGAGCTGGAGCCCAGTGACCTGGCTGGCCCTCTGCAGCTCTCTTTGTCATTTGTTCAGTGAAGCCCTCCTTCTCTAGGGAAATCCTGTTTAGACCTCCAAGGAAGAACTGGCAACCTCTCCATGAACACTGGCCAACGAGGGTTCATGGCCAGCACACTCCAGTGAGGTCATGGGACTGCTCGGAGGTGCTGCCCTCTCAGCAGTGAGAAGCCGCGTCTTTGAGGGAAAAATACAGTGTTTGCCTGGAAATATACTAACTTTGGCCTTCTGGTGACATAAAATCTATATATGACGACAGATAAGGCAGATGTCTCTGGGTAGGGGTAGGGGTTAGAGAAGAGAAGCCAAACTTGGAACAAAGACCAAAGCCAACTTTAGActtcctttgccttcttttttggaagagtttgtgacaAAGGTCGAGTTTATAAAATCATAGAAGTGCTAGTTTTTAGGATTTCTGTAATTTTGACGAATTAAATACAGCTTCCTTTGGATTGTTCATGATGAGTACTTCTCTTATAAGCTTGGCACCCATGACAGGATGCCTGAATTAGTCCACTCCTGGTATCCGTTAACCCAAATCAAACTCCTTGGGACCTGCACTGGCCAGTGGAGGCCCCAATTTACTTCTAGGAGCTCCCGATCGGAGAATACCTGAAGGAAGAGCAGGTTAGTTTAAGAGTTTCTTACTGTGCAAATacattctaaaaagaaaacagcatgcaAACAAGATAGTTCTTCCCATGTTGTTGCTTTTCTTTGAATGTGTACTTGCAATGTATGTGGGAGAAAACCAACTAAGAAGACTCCTTTTAAATCTGGAGCTTATAGGCTCCCTAGCTCAGGGTTTAGGGCATTGGTCTTGTAAATCTGGAACTTATCTTCGTATATTAACTTTTGCAGAGCAAATGGTTTGACAGGAACGTATTAATGGCCTGCCCCCTAGTGGTGTCCATGTAGAACAACTACTGGCTGGAGTTCTGGTTTCTGCAGGAATGAAATCACTATTCAGAAGTACTTGTGCTTTGGAGACACTTGAGTGTTATATGACTGTATTTTGTGTTCTCTGGGTTGGTAAGTCCTTCATTCCCTTTATGCACTCCTGAAAATGACATAGATTGTTTTGGAAAGTGAGAGAGCAGAATGTTTGGCTCTCTTTACCGTCTATGTCCTGGGACTTTACAGGGCTCTGCGTCAGGGTGCATGCAGGTGAAGCTGGGCCCTGCCTTCCTGCCAAGACTCAGACACAGTTTACATGAGAGGTGGTGGCAGTCTAAAATTGCTTATCTGCCGGGCAAGCAATTCTCCTGAAGCAATGAATACGACATTTCTGGTATTTTCTCTATAAGCACCCGTTTGGATCCCCTGGAGTTTGCTTTGATCCGAGAATTTGCCACTTTGATTTTAAAGAAGATTGGTAGGGTGTTGGGGGTGGCCTGGATTACCAACTATAACTTGTGTTTTAGGAGTTCGTTGTGAGTTGAATTGTCTTCcaaaaattcgtatgttgaagtcctaaaccTAATACAGCAGAATatgaccttatctggaaatagAGTGGATGTacttagttaagatgaggtcatactagagTAGGATGGGTCTTCTGGGGAAATTTGGATGTGGCTGCACACAGAGGGAGAACGCCACATGAACACAGAATGCCGGGAATTGCCACTAAGCCACTGGAAGCTAGGAGAGCAgcaggaacagattctccctcagagcctccagaaggacctAGGCCTGCCAACACCTTAATTTTGGGCTTTTAcactccagaattgtgagacaatTTCTGTGGCTGAAGCCACCAACTTTGTGGTACTTTGCTATTGTagccctaggaaacaaatacGGAGTTTGATTGCCTTGTGCTGGTTTTCAGGGAGGAAGTGGAAGGACTGTTCTGAGGTCCACATGCTGTTTTTCACATTAGAATTGGTATGTATGTGCCCTGGGCAGAGCTCCTCCATATTGTTTAAATGGATGCACCTGAACATGGCTTAGGACGTGCTCTCTGTATCTTCCTTAAGCTCTTACACATAGTCTCAGCATGTTTTGTGGGACATCTTAAACATAgggaatgatttatttaaaaaaaaaattttttttaatgtttgtttatttttgagagagagggagagggagacagaggatccaaagcaggcttcacacagtcagccgagagcccgatgtggggctggaactcaccaaccgtgagatcatgccctgagttgaagtcggacgcttaaccaactgagccacccaggtgccctaggaatGTTTTATTGTTAAAAGTCGTGGTCAATTTGTAAGTAAATGATCTTAAATGTAACTTGTTGGGGTGATTAAAGccttataaataaaatagctatatTTCCATGATGTGTGCTTTCTTTAAGTTTTGTTACTTTGTGACTGAATCAGCCCACTGGCCCACCCACAGCCTCCTATAAGCTGGTACTGCGGGTAATGCGTCATCTATGCCTTGAAGTAAGAGGCTGCATTTACTGAAAgtttactatgttccaggcactgtgctgtaaGCACTCTGCATACGTTTTTGAGGAAATGTAAACCAAAGGAGAGAATAACCCCACGCATGTGGAAAATTTAGACTTCATCCCGAGTTAAACCAGTATCTTCCAAGGTGGTGCTGGCCCAGAGGGGAAGAACACAGGGCCATGGAAGAAGGCCTCAAGGAGGAAGACAGGCTTGACCTGGGCCCCCAGCAAGAGCAGAGGAAGCCATCCCAGGGCAGGAGTGAGAAGGTGAGTGTTGCTGGGGAGGCCCCAGGGGTGAGGAAAAGTGCAGATAAGCAGTGAGAAAGTCAAGCACACAGAGTCCCGGAACTGTGGCCCAGTCCCTGGCACAGGCCAAGACCTCAGAAACTTGCTGAATGACAGGGGTTGGTACCTGAGGTGATCCATAGCCCCCTCCTTCTGGAATGAAGAGGTGTTTGATGCAAAGTAGGATTTGTGGTAAAGCTGGACAACGTCTACAGGTACAAAAACCTGGCTTTTGATGAGAATActcaaaaaatcatttcaaaaatttGCCAGAATTTTCTTTCGAAGTATTTTGTgggaagcaaataaaataacagcCACGACACCCATGCCCATGCATGAAGTCACTGTAACTTTACAGATCAAATGGCCTTAGAGCTCTTCAGGGCAGCAGCAAATACCTTATTTTCTCCTTGTTCTGGAACCCAGCCATTTGCTCCATCCAGCTCCACCGTCCCTGTGAAATTTCTATGATCTGGGAGCTGGCAGGGTGAGCACCAACATGTTGCAGCGGGGAACATTGCATGGAAGCATGTGGAGGTTGGAGGTGACAGTCTTGTTCTTTTTCAGGTTGAAGCCAGGCCCTTGCCTGAGAGTAGTTGTTCTCAGCAGTAGATGCACATTATAATCCCATCGGAGTAtcagacaaaaacaaaccaaaaccaaacccaaaacacCACCATGCAGAACTTCCCCactccccattttttaaaaaatgcgtatttttgtgagagagagagagagagagagagagagagagagagagagagagagagacaagtgggtggggaggcagagagagagagaatcccaagcaggctctgcactgtcagggcagagcccaacatggagctcagtctcatgaaccatgagatcatgacctgaactgaaatcaagagtcagacacttaactgagccacgaGGTGCCCCCTCCactccctatttttttaatgtttatttatttttgagagagtgagagagtgtgtgtgtgtacacaagtggggagggggggagagagggcggacagaggatccaaagcggcaTCTGCACCAACAACAGCAAGCCCAACGTtcgggctcaaacttgcaaactgcaggatcatgacttgagcggaagttggatgctcaactgactgagccactcaggtgccccccattcCCCATTTTTAAGCTCCCAGGTAATTCCTCCTGCACTACCAgggtttttcacattttcatgttACATGAATCATCTGGGTCACCTTAAATCACCTGGGTCTGATTTAGCAGGTCTTGAGTAGCAGTGGAGGCCATGGTTCTAGCAGGCCCCAGGTGACGCTGCTGTCATCTACAGACCACACTCTGAAAGGCAAAGGCAATATACAGGTAGGCCTTAGTTACAGCAGTGCAAAATTCATACCTTATCTTTGATATTTCTGGATGACATCTTTCCTAAAGTTACTGAGTTGAAATTTTCATGTCTGGGAAGGAAAACTCAGGGTGGTAATAAATAGGCAATATGCGTGTATTTGTTAAGTATATCTTGTGCTAACTGCAAAAGAAGAATTTCAGTGCAAGAAGcacaggaaaatagaaaaagaaatatgtgttttcatttttatattttatatctttgtgtatttatatgtgtatatatatttgtatatattttatatttttaccatcTAAAGGTCTGTATTGGTATAGACTCACGAATT
Coding sequences within:
- the TSPAN5 gene encoding tetraspanin-5 isoform X4, whose translation is MSGKHYKGPEVSCCIKYFIFGFNVIFWFLGIAFLGIGLWAWNEKGVLSNISSITDLGGFDPVWLFLVVGGVMFILGFAGCIGALRENTFLLKFWQCCGAFGADDWNLNIYFNCTDSNASRERCGVPFSCCTKDPAEDVINTQCGYDARQKPEVDQQIVIYTKGCVPQFEKWLQDNLTIVAGIFIGIALLQIFGICLAQNLVSDIEAVRASW